The Flectobacillus major DSM 103 genome has a window encoding:
- a CDS encoding TonB-dependent receptor domain-containing protein has translation MKKQIPTFIFFLFVFVNTTFAQNKALVKGKVVDKQTNEALSYANVRIFKSADNKVITGSISNENGAFSIDLAFGEYYALIEFMGYKAIKTALFSLSKEQPSKDLGILQAESVSNQLLEVEVRGEKSTMELALDKRVFNVGKDLANAGGTASDILTNIPSVAVDPDGAIKLRGSDNVRILIDGKPSGLVSFKGGAGLQSLQASMIERVEVITNPSARYEAEGMAGIINIILKKDKKQGFNGSFDVITGYPVNQGLGLNLNYRHRKVNFFINYGIAYRITPNIAHTYQEVYGKDTTTISDQDRNGRLRGFNNNIQGGLDYYFTDKSYLTASYLFRRSDARRLTDLVYKDFINSTNNLIRTTYRTQDETEAEPNSEYALTYRKDFDKKNHTFSAEVRFLDNWERSDQLFTQNAFFKDGSIDSKQTVLQNSLNDEYEKQWLFQIDYSQPIGKEGKVETGLRSSFRDMVNDYVVNQKSDQGVFVPLPGLKNYFIYNENINAWYGIVGNKTRKLSYQMGLRAEWTDVKTTLRETNEVNPRKYTNLFPSAHISYELPLENAIQLSYSRRVRRPFYNDLSPFATFSDSRNFFGGNPNLNPEFTNAFEIGHVKYLKNGSLSSSFFFRDTKDKIQTIRRVDALGFATTRPENLKGEQSLGVEMASQINLKKWWKSDFSFSFFQAKIDGSNIDEAYLRETYSWFVRHTSRFSLPNKWDLQLRGNYEAPQKTVQGRRLALYYVDFSVSKDVFKGKGTLNLNIMDIFNSRISRFVTEGDNFYTDGRSQFRRRQINLTLNYRIKNAKKVKSIISDETN, from the coding sequence TTGAAAAAACAGATACCTACTTTTATTTTCTTTTTATTCGTTTTTGTAAACACAACCTTTGCCCAAAATAAGGCTTTGGTGAAGGGAAAAGTTGTAGACAAACAAACCAACGAGGCATTGAGCTATGCCAATGTAAGAATCTTTAAAAGTGCTGATAATAAGGTAATAACGGGCAGTATATCCAATGAAAATGGGGCGTTTTCTATTGATTTAGCTTTTGGCGAATATTACGCATTGATTGAGTTTATGGGTTATAAGGCCATCAAAACGGCATTGTTTAGCCTCAGCAAAGAGCAGCCTTCCAAAGATTTGGGGATTCTTCAAGCCGAATCTGTTAGTAATCAACTTTTGGAAGTGGAAGTTCGTGGCGAAAAAAGTACGATGGAATTAGCCCTCGACAAAAGGGTATTTAATGTTGGTAAAGACCTAGCCAATGCAGGAGGCACAGCCAGTGATATTCTTACCAATATACCATCGGTGGCTGTTGACCCCGACGGAGCAATCAAGCTACGAGGAAGCGACAATGTCAGGATTTTGATTGATGGAAAGCCTTCGGGTTTGGTGAGTTTTAAGGGTGGTGCAGGTCTACAATCGCTACAGGCCAGTATGATTGAGCGTGTCGAGGTTATTACCAATCCTTCGGCCCGATACGAAGCCGAAGGGATGGCGGGTATCATTAATATTATTCTGAAAAAAGACAAAAAACAAGGCTTCAACGGCTCTTTTGATGTTATTACGGGGTATCCTGTCAATCAGGGTTTAGGACTCAATTTGAATTATCGCCACCGAAAAGTCAACTTCTTTATCAATTATGGTATTGCTTATCGCATTACGCCCAATATAGCACATACCTATCAGGAAGTATATGGTAAAGATACCACTACGATTTCGGACCAAGACCGCAATGGACGTTTGAGAGGTTTCAACAACAATATTCAGGGAGGGTTAGACTATTATTTTACCGATAAAAGTTATTTAACAGCTTCGTATCTTTTTAGAAGAAGCGATGCCCGCAGGCTCACCGATTTGGTTTATAAAGATTTTATTAATTCAACCAACAACCTTATCCGTACAACTTACCGTACCCAAGACGAAACCGAAGCCGAACCTAATTCGGAATATGCCCTAACCTACAGAAAAGATTTTGACAAAAAAAATCATACATTTTCTGCTGAAGTTCGATTTTTAGATAATTGGGAACGTTCTGACCAGCTATTTACCCAAAATGCGTTTTTTAAAGACGGCTCTATTGATAGCAAACAAACCGTTTTGCAAAATTCACTCAATGATGAATACGAAAAACAATGGCTTTTTCAGATAGATTACTCGCAACCTATTGGCAAGGAGGGCAAGGTTGAAACAGGACTCAGAAGTAGCTTTAGAGACATGGTAAATGACTATGTTGTTAACCAAAAAAGTGACCAAGGGGTATTTGTGCCACTCCCTGGGCTAAAAAACTATTTTATTTATAACGAAAACATCAATGCTTGGTACGGAATCGTTGGCAACAAAACCCGAAAGTTATCGTACCAAATGGGGCTTCGTGCCGAGTGGACAGACGTGAAAACTACCCTTCGAGAAACCAACGAAGTAAACCCTCGCAAATACACCAACCTATTTCCAAGTGCCCATATTTCGTATGAACTACCTCTGGAAAATGCTATTCAGCTAAGCTATAGCCGACGTGTACGCCGACCATTTTATAATGATTTAAGCCCTTTTGCAACGTTTTCGGATAGCCGTAATTTTTTTGGAGGCAACCCCAACCTCAATCCCGAATTTACTAATGCCTTTGAAATAGGACATGTCAAATACCTTAAAAATGGTTCGTTGAGTTCATCGTTCTTTTTTAGAGATACCAAAGACAAAATCCAAACGATTCGTCGAGTAGATGCACTAGGCTTTGCCACGACTCGCCCCGAAAACCTCAAAGGAGAACAGTCGTTGGGCGTCGAAATGGCCAGTCAGATAAATCTCAAAAAATGGTGGAAAAGTGATTTCAGTTTTAGCTTTTTCCAAGCCAAAATAGATGGTAGCAATATAGACGAAGCCTATTTACGAGAAACCTATAGCTGGTTTGTTCGGCACACTTCTCGTTTTTCATTGCCCAATAAATGGGATTTACAGCTACGTGGTAACTATGAAGCTCCACAAAAAACTGTACAAGGGCGACGATTGGCCCTTTATTATGTTGACTTTTCGGTAAGCAAAGATGTGTTTAAAGGCAAAGGCACTCTCAATCTCAATATTATGGATATTTTTAACTCAAGAATTTCAAGATTTGTTACCGAAGGAGATAATTTTTATACCGATGGTCGTTCACAATTTAGAAGACGACAAATCAATTTAACGCTTAATTACCGTATCAAAAATGCCAAAAAAGTAAAAAGTATTATCAGCGACGAAACCAACTAG
- a CDS encoding SDR family NAD(P)-dependent oxidoreductase encodes MFSLANKIALITGGGSGIGFAIATSMIEAGAKVVITGRRENALQEAVASLGENAYYVVNDVTALQHLEGLVAHIENNIGEIDILVNNAGINMKKPALEVTDEEFNRIIHTNLNAVFALTRTCASRMTARKRGVILMISSMAAYYGIDRVPAYSASKHGVEGLVKALAMDFSPHNVRINAIAPGFIETAMMQTAMSSDPARMNKALDRTPMGYFGKPEDIGLAAVFLASEGAKYITGASLPVDGGNSIGF; translated from the coding sequence ATGTTTAGTTTAGCTAATAAAATTGCCTTGATTACTGGTGGCGGTAGTGGTATTGGATTTGCAATTGCTACAAGTATGATTGAAGCAGGAGCAAAAGTTGTTATTACGGGTCGACGAGAAAATGCTTTACAAGAAGCTGTGGCATCTTTGGGCGAAAACGCCTATTATGTTGTCAATGATGTAACAGCATTACAGCACTTGGAAGGCTTAGTAGCACATATAGAAAATAACATTGGCGAAATAGATATTTTGGTCAATAATGCAGGTATCAATATGAAAAAACCTGCTCTGGAAGTAACAGACGAAGAGTTTAATCGAATTATTCATACCAATCTCAATGCTGTATTTGCACTAACCCGCACTTGTGCTAGCCGTATGACTGCCCGCAAACGGGGAGTAATTTTGATGATTTCGTCGATGGCCGCCTATTATGGTATCGACCGCGTGCCAGCTTATTCGGCATCCAAACATGGTGTCGAGGGGTTGGTAAAAGCCTTAGCCATGGATTTTTCACCCCACAATGTTCGTATCAATGCTATTGCACCGGGTTTTATAGAAACGGCCATGATGCAAACCGCCATGAGTTCGGACCCTGCTCGAATGAATAAAGCCTTAGATCGTACTCCGATGGGTTATTTTGGAAAACCCGAAGATATAGGCTTGGCGGCTGTGTTTCTAGCTTCGGAAGGAGCAAAATATATTACAGGAGCATCATTGCCTGTAGACGGGGGCAATTCTATTGGTTTTTAA
- a CDS encoding outer membrane protein assembly factor BamB family protein: MQKIYLFLAFITMALLTAAYLPQSTTQVDNTGWTEYLGGPERNHYSSLTQINKSNLSQLKVAWEYHTLDSGQVQCNAIVVNGILYGVTATNKLFALNAATGKELWQFVNTGGSSLNTCRGVTYWASTNKNDTDTPRIMVALGSWLYAIDAKTGQKINTFGDDGRVSLKEGLGATAANKFVVSNTPGTLFGDNIIMPLRLSEGADAALGNIQAFNVRTGKLSWVFHTIPFPNEFGYNTWPKDTYKNTEVGGANNWAGMAIDRQRGILYVPTGSAASDFYGGNRKGQNLFANSLIALDANTGKRLWHFQFVHHDIWDKDLPAPPNLITIKRNGKNIDAVAQVTKTGHVFVFDRVTGKPLFPIKEMPFPKSTLPEESTWPTQPIPMLPAPFSRQNITEADVNPYSDDKAALLKTIQTAQKGLFKPLSQKETLVYPGADGGAEWGGAAVDPEGIMYVNANEMAWLFSLRKTPKEDELAHLSAGQRLYSNNCSVCHGKERKGNPKSGYPSLVDISQKHDREYINKIITSGKGMMPGFGHLSNTDRQALVAFLLGDEKIEASATNKNTQTPYIPYQFNGYNKFIDSKGYPGIRPPWGTLTAIDLNTGKHLWQKPFGEYPELTAKGIPTTGSENYGGPVVTASGLLFIAATKDGMFRIFDKKTGEILWQTQLPAAGFATPSTYLLNGKQYIVIACGGTKLGTKKGDSYIAFSL, translated from the coding sequence ATGCAAAAAATCTATTTATTCTTGGCATTTATCACAATGGCCTTGTTAACAGCTGCCTATTTGCCTCAGTCAACCACCCAAGTTGATAATACAGGCTGGACAGAGTATTTGGGTGGGCCCGAACGTAACCACTATTCAAGTTTGACTCAAATCAATAAAAGCAACCTTAGCCAGCTAAAAGTAGCGTGGGAATACCACACACTCGACTCAGGGCAGGTACAATGCAATGCAATTGTGGTGAATGGGATATTGTATGGTGTTACAGCTACCAACAAGCTATTTGCCCTTAATGCTGCTACAGGCAAAGAACTATGGCAGTTTGTCAATACAGGGGGGTCGTCACTCAATACATGTCGGGGAGTAACCTACTGGGCCAGTACCAACAAAAACGATACCGATACCCCTAGAATCATGGTGGCGTTGGGTTCATGGCTTTATGCCATCGATGCCAAGACAGGGCAAAAAATAAACACCTTTGGCGATGACGGTCGTGTAAGTTTGAAAGAAGGATTAGGGGCAACAGCCGCTAATAAATTTGTAGTTTCTAATACCCCTGGTACTTTGTTTGGCGACAATATTATTATGCCTTTACGCCTTTCAGAAGGGGCTGATGCAGCCTTAGGGAATATTCAAGCTTTTAACGTAAGAACAGGCAAGCTCTCTTGGGTTTTTCATACGATTCCCTTCCCCAACGAATTTGGGTATAATACTTGGCCTAAAGATACCTATAAAAATACCGAAGTTGGTGGTGCAAATAACTGGGCTGGTATGGCCATAGACCGACAAAGAGGTATTTTGTATGTACCTACAGGCTCGGCGGCTTCTGATTTTTATGGAGGAAACCGCAAAGGACAAAACCTTTTTGCCAACTCTTTAATTGCCCTAGATGCCAATACTGGCAAAAGATTATGGCATTTTCAGTTTGTACATCATGATATTTGGGACAAAGATTTACCCGCCCCGCCCAACTTGATTACGATTAAACGTAATGGTAAAAATATTGATGCAGTAGCACAAGTAACCAAAACAGGGCATGTATTTGTTTTTGATAGAGTAACGGGAAAACCCTTGTTTCCTATCAAAGAAATGCCATTTCCTAAGTCGACTCTGCCCGAAGAAAGTACATGGCCTACGCAGCCTATTCCTATGTTACCAGCTCCTTTTTCTCGACAAAATATCACTGAAGCCGACGTAAACCCTTATTCGGACGATAAGGCAGCTTTATTAAAAACAATCCAAACAGCTCAAAAGGGTCTATTTAAACCCCTTAGCCAAAAGGAAACATTGGTATATCCTGGTGCCGATGGCGGAGCCGAATGGGGCGGGGCAGCAGTAGACCCTGAGGGTATTATGTACGTCAATGCCAATGAAATGGCGTGGCTGTTTAGCTTACGCAAAACCCCGAAAGAAGACGAATTGGCACATTTAAGTGCAGGCCAAAGACTTTATAGCAATAATTGTTCTGTTTGTCATGGTAAAGAACGAAAAGGTAATCCTAAAAGCGGTTATCCGTCGTTGGTAGATATTTCACAAAAACATGACCGTGAGTACATTAACAAAATAATTACGTCGGGAAAAGGAATGATGCCTGGCTTTGGTCATTTATCCAATACCGACCGACAGGCTTTAGTAGCTTTTTTGTTGGGAGATGAAAAAATCGAAGCAAGTGCTACCAACAAAAATACCCAAACACCATATATACCCTACCAATTCAATGGATATAACAAATTTATTGATTCAAAAGGCTACCCTGGTATTCGTCCGCCTTGGGGAACACTCACCGCAATTGACCTTAATACGGGCAAACATCTCTGGCAAAAACCTTTTGGCGAATATCCCGAACTCACGGCCAAAGGTATTCCAACAACGGGTTCTGAAAACTATGGCGGGCCAGTAGTTACTGCAAGTGGGTTGTTGTTTATTGCTGCTACCAAAGATGGTATGTTCAGGATTTTTGATAAAAAAACAGGAGAAATTCTTTGGCAAACCCAGCTACCAGCCGCAGGGTTTGCCACACCAAGCACTTATTTACTCAATGGCAAACAATATATCGTGATAGCTTGTGGTGGTACAAAATTAGGTACTAAAAAGGGCGATAGCTATATCGCATTTTCGCTGTAA
- a CDS encoding RNA polymerase sigma factor: MTKKILHIEDEVLWELLRAGDDTAYEALYRRYFKILYSYGKRIFNDEDILNDAIQDLFVDIWRTRHLLNQAESVKFYLISSLRRRIHRSTKLNTLQVNEWENVHETLLPTEDSPEIDFTNQEDTVIQKQKLSQWLNQLPTRQHEAIVLRFFHDFSYAEIAQMLQIKEQTARNLVQKALIILRSLIILLIFMVL, encoded by the coding sequence TTGACTAAGAAAATATTACATATTGAAGATGAAGTCCTTTGGGAGTTGTTGCGGGCGGGCGACGACACCGCCTACGAAGCCTTGTATAGGCGTTATTTCAAAATACTTTACAGTTACGGAAAACGTATTTTTAATGACGAGGATATTCTAAACGATGCTATTCAAGACCTTTTTGTGGACATTTGGCGAACACGCCATTTGCTCAATCAGGCCGAATCAGTCAAATTTTATTTAATAAGTTCTTTGCGTCGTAGAATTCACCGTTCTACCAAGCTCAATACTTTGCAGGTAAATGAATGGGAAAATGTACACGAAACCCTATTACCAACCGAAGACTCGCCCGAAATAGATTTTACCAATCAAGAAGATACCGTTATTCAAAAACAAAAACTCAGTCAATGGCTGAATCAATTACCTACTCGTCAGCACGAAGCCATTGTGCTGAGATTTTTTCATGATTTCAGCTATGCCGAAATTGCCCAAATGCTTCAAATCAAAGAACAAACTGCCCGAAATCTTGTTCAAAAGGCTTTGATTATTCTACGGTCATTGATTATTCTATTGATTTTCATGGTTTTATAA
- a CDS encoding endonuclease/exonuclease/phosphatase family protein: MKKVFGLIIGLFIIQQTYSQALNVATYNLRLNTASDGVNAWPNRKEEVKKLIRYHEFDIFGTQEGFIGQIKDLVEMPEYAYVGVGRDDGKEAGEHSAIVYKKDRFQLLQKGDFWLSQTPDQPTKGWDATCCNRICSWAKFKDLKTTKVFYFFSVHFDHQGVEARRQSGFLMVKKIKEIAKNSPVICVGDFNSTPDTEQIKTMQASLNDAYLVSKMPPYGPEGTFNGFKHDAELKSRIDYIFVDKKIEVLKYGVLTDSYDNKYPSDHQPVVIKAVFK; encoded by the coding sequence ATGAAAAAAGTATTTGGCCTTATTATAGGGCTGTTCATTATTCAACAAACCTATTCACAAGCCTTGAATGTGGCAACGTACAACCTTCGTCTCAATACCGCTAGCGATGGTGTCAATGCTTGGCCCAATCGTAAAGAAGAAGTAAAAAAGCTAATCCGTTATCATGAATTTGATATTTTTGGTACACAAGAGGGCTTTATTGGACAAATAAAAGACCTCGTCGAAATGCCCGAATACGCCTACGTAGGTGTTGGCCGTGACGATGGTAAAGAAGCAGGCGAGCATTCGGCTATTGTTTATAAAAAAGACCGTTTTCAATTATTACAAAAAGGTGATTTTTGGCTAAGTCAAACTCCCGACCAACCTACCAAAGGCTGGGATGCTACTTGTTGTAATAGAATTTGCTCGTGGGCTAAGTTTAAAGACCTCAAAACGACCAAGGTATTTTACTTTTTTAGCGTACACTTTGACCACCAAGGTGTTGAAGCACGTCGACAATCGGGCTTTTTAATGGTAAAAAAAATCAAAGAGATTGCCAAAAATAGCCCTGTTATCTGTGTAGGTGATTTTAATTCTACCCCCGATACCGAGCAAATAAAAACAATGCAAGCGTCTTTGAATGATGCCTATTTGGTTTCAAAAATGCCTCCTTATGGCCCTGAAGGCACTTTCAATGGCTTCAAGCACGACGCTGAACTCAAAAGTAGAATTGATTATATTTTTGTAGATAAAAAAATAGAAGTACTAAAATACGGCGTACTAACCGACTCTTACGATAATAAGTACCCGTCCGACCACCAGCCTGTAGTAATCAAAGCGGTGTTTAAGTAA
- a CDS encoding FecR family protein, producing the protein MNYADFTRNDFIEDTFFRCWVFEPNQETEFFWQNFMAEYPEKKQDILAAKNLLLAIDQEVKSDFPTQEHEDLIFDRIQEQLNKQVVFLSPRLAIWVKWAVAASVVLAIAFWQWNTPFWQNPAVTYETNLQKSTLTLIEKMNTTNKPLVVKLSDGSTVTLSANSKISYPEAFNTYPTREVYLSGEAFFEVAKNPKKQFLVYANEMVTKVLGTSFRIRAYPQEKDIIVRVKTGKVSVLAVANDKQADNHTGPYQVEGVLLLPNQQAILVREETRLVKSLVENPELLKSAKPSFVFTDTSVVEVLKALEKGYGIEIVFDEDALKSCQYTGDLSRESLYEKLDVICKSIEANYQILDTSIVVSSKGCE; encoded by the coding sequence ATGAATTATGCAGATTTTACTCGAAATGATTTTATAGAAGATACTTTTTTTAGGTGTTGGGTTTTTGAGCCAAACCAAGAAACAGAGTTTTTTTGGCAAAACTTCATGGCCGAATATCCCGAAAAGAAGCAGGATATACTAGCTGCCAAAAACTTATTACTTGCGATTGACCAAGAGGTAAAAAGCGATTTTCCGACACAAGAACATGAAGATTTAATTTTTGACAGAATCCAAGAACAACTCAACAAACAGGTAGTTTTCTTGAGTCCTCGTTTGGCTATTTGGGTAAAATGGGCTGTTGCGGCATCGGTGGTATTGGCTATTGCTTTTTGGCAATGGAATACGCCTTTTTGGCAAAACCCCGCTGTTACTTATGAGACAAACCTCCAAAAATCTACTTTAACGTTGATCGAGAAAATGAATACTACCAACAAGCCACTTGTAGTAAAGCTGAGCGATGGTAGCACAGTTACCCTAAGTGCCAATAGCAAAATAAGCTATCCAGAAGCATTTAATACCTACCCAACTCGTGAAGTGTATTTGAGTGGAGAAGCCTTTTTTGAAGTAGCCAAAAATCCCAAAAAACAGTTTTTGGTATATGCCAACGAAATGGTAACGAAGGTGTTAGGAACAAGTTTTAGGATTAGGGCGTACCCTCAAGAAAAAGACATTATAGTTCGGGTAAAAACGGGTAAAGTGTCGGTATTGGCTGTTGCCAACGACAAACAAGCTGACAATCATACGGGGCCTTATCAGGTAGAAGGCGTTTTGCTATTGCCCAACCAGCAGGCCATATTGGTTCGTGAAGAAACCCGTTTGGTAAAGTCGCTAGTCGAAAATCCTGAACTGCTCAAATCGGCCAAGCCATCGTTTGTGTTTACCGACACCAGCGTTGTTGAAGTGCTTAAAGCTTTGGAAAAAGGATACGGAATAGAAATCGTTTTTGATGAAGATGCGCTAAAAAGCTGTCAATACACAGGCGATTTGTCGAGGGAATCTTTGTACGAAAAACTGGATGTAATTTGTAAATCAATCGAAGCAAATTACCAGATTTTAGATACAAGCATAGTTGTTTCCTCGAAAGGATGTGAATAA
- a CDS encoding LysR family transcriptional regulator produces the protein MILNLEWLRTFKAIYETGTLTQAAQTLYISQPGVSLHLSSLEAYTGYQLFERSAKKMIPTERGKVLYNFVLEPLSKLEAAEQLFHKSSNTDKATISIGMCFETFQFTLEKYISSLNFNVIIKFGEYPQMIHDLDKGLLDLIITPQKDVQKNLEFTPFSKERIVLVCGAKTDTQALDKMLEQEQILSAKDWLKQQIWYSTAADMEHQKRFWINNFKSHPDFKPNYIVPNISSIVRCLSNGFGFAIVPDFLCRDEIRSGGLKLVWEGNPIMENILYFGKRKKTLFAHEIGQVEQIFEQNGL, from the coding sequence ATGATACTGAATTTAGAATGGCTTCGTACTTTTAAGGCTATTTACGAAACGGGTACTTTGACACAGGCCGCCCAAACCTTATATATTTCACAACCAGGCGTAAGTTTACATTTGAGTTCGCTAGAGGCTTATACTGGTTATCAGTTATTTGAGCGTTCGGCCAAAAAAATGATTCCTACCGAAAGAGGTAAAGTTTTGTACAACTTTGTACTAGAGCCATTAAGTAAGTTGGAGGCCGCTGAGCAGTTATTTCACAAAAGTTCTAATACCGATAAAGCTACGATTAGTATTGGCATGTGTTTTGAAACATTCCAGTTTACCCTCGAAAAATACATTTCATCGCTTAATTTCAATGTCATAATCAAATTTGGCGAATACCCCCAAATGATACATGATTTGGACAAGGGGTTATTGGATTTGATTATTACTCCTCAAAAAGATGTTCAGAAAAATTTAGAATTTACGCCTTTTTCTAAAGAAAGAATCGTACTTGTTTGTGGTGCCAAAACAGATACCCAAGCCCTGGACAAAATGCTGGAACAAGAACAAATACTATCGGCAAAAGATTGGCTCAAGCAACAAATTTGGTATAGTACTGCCGCAGATATGGAACACCAAAAACGGTTTTGGATTAATAATTTTAAAAGCCACCCCGACTTTAAGCCTAATTATATTGTACCTAATATTAGCTCGATAGTGCGTTGCCTAAGCAATGGATTTGGTTTTGCGATTGTGCCAGATTTTTTGTGTAGAGACGAAATCAGGTCAGGGGGGCTCAAGTTGGTTTGGGAGGGTAATCCAATTATGGAGAATATCCTATATTTTGGAAAACGCAAGAAAACACTATTTGCCCATGAAATAGGGCAGGTAGAGCAAATTTTTGAACAAAATGGGTTATAG
- a CDS encoding glycoside hydrolase family 43 protein — MMKSTLITASLVVFSLGVYAQAKKQPISQPLVSHIFTADPSAHVFEGKIYIYPSHDIETGVSQNGDGDHFDMRDIHVLSMDKIGEKVTDHGIAIDKKDIPWAGRQLWAPDAAYKNGTYYLYFPLKDKNDVFKIGVATSKKPYGPFKAEKEPIKGSFSIDPAVFKDSDGSFYLYFGGIWGGQLQRWATGSYNPDGKLKTPNEVAFSPKVAKLSADMKSFTEEPKDVQILDENGKVLLESDNTKRFFEGAWMHKYKGKYYLSYSTGDTHFVSYATSDNPYGPFTYKGVVLNPVEGWTTHHSIVEIKGKWYLFYHDVQLSGKTHLRNIKVTELKYNPDGTIQTITAYR; from the coding sequence ATGATGAAATCAACCTTGATTACTGCTAGCTTGGTAGTTTTTAGTTTGGGTGTTTACGCTCAAGCCAAAAAGCAACCCATTTCACAACCTTTGGTTTCTCATATTTTTACGGCCGACCCCTCAGCTCATGTTTTTGAGGGCAAGATTTATATCTATCCTTCACATGATATAGAAACGGGGGTATCTCAAAATGGAGACGGCGACCACTTCGATATGCGTGATATTCATGTGTTATCTATGGATAAAATTGGTGAAAAAGTAACCGATCATGGTATTGCTATCGACAAAAAGGATATTCCTTGGGCTGGTCGTCAGTTATGGGCTCCTGATGCGGCTTATAAAAATGGTACATATTATTTATATTTTCCACTCAAGGATAAAAACGATGTTTTTAAGATTGGGGTAGCTACCAGCAAAAAGCCCTATGGCCCTTTCAAGGCCGAAAAAGAGCCTATTAAAGGAAGTTTTAGTATCGACCCTGCTGTATTTAAAGATAGCGATGGTAGTTTTTATCTTTATTTTGGGGGTATTTGGGGTGGCCAATTACAACGATGGGCTACAGGTAGCTACAATCCTGATGGAAAACTAAAAACCCCTAACGAAGTGGCCTTCTCGCCCAAGGTAGCAAAGCTGTCGGCCGATATGAAGAGCTTTACTGAAGAGCCCAAAGATGTACAAATTTTAGATGAAAATGGTAAAGTTCTTTTGGAAAGCGATAATACCAAACGCTTTTTTGAGGGAGCTTGGATGCACAAATACAAAGGCAAATACTATTTGTCATATTCTACGGGCGACACCCATTTTGTGAGCTATGCCACTAGCGACAACCCTTATGGCCCTTTTACCTACAAAGGAGTTGTGCTAAACCCTGTTGAAGGCTGGACAACCCACCATTCTATTGTTGAAATAAAAGGAAAATGGTATTTGTTTTATCATGATGTGCAGCTTTCGGGAAAAACCCATTTACGCAATATCAAAGTTACAGAATTGAAGTATAACCCCGACGGTACAATCCAGACCATTACGGCTTATCGATAA